CGATCGGCGTGGTGGCGCTCAGGTGCAGCGACCGGGACAGCACCACCTTGCGCAGCGAGCCGGTCTGCATCAGCTTCAGCGCCTGCGAGACGCCGTCGAGGTAGGCCGCCGGCTCGGGCACGGGCTGGACCGTGTAGCGCGCCGCCAGGGGCTGCGTCACGGGCACGTCGGTGTCGAACATCAGCGGGCCTGCCCGCTGCAGCGTCATCGGGACCACCATCTGGGCGGGAATCGAGCCGTCGAAGGGCACCGCGCCGACCGCCACGGGGATGTCGTGCGCGGCCTCGCGGGCACTGTTGAGGACGGCCGCCACGCGCTCCGGCAGCCGCTGCAACGCGTCGGCTCCACCGATGTGCGGCACGGTGGCGAACGTGCCCCGTGCCAGCATCGTCCGCTTGGGAGAGGCAAAGAAGAAGGAGGAACCGGCCTCGTAGCTCTCCAGCAATTGCGCGGCCAGCTTCTGAGGCGACATGGGACGTTCGGCCATCACAAACACGCTCCTGATGCAGGGCTTGGAAATGCAGTGCAAGTGAACTTAGTAATCGTTCTCAAAATCTTGACGCACGGCTCCCAGGAACCTGTCCCGGGGGAGGCCTAGACGCCCAGCGTCGCGCCACCATCGACGCACAGGTCGTGCAGGGTGATGTGGCGGGCCTGGTCGGAGGTGAGGAACACCACGGCATCGGCGATGTCGGCGGGGGTGGCCAGCCGGCGCAGGGGGATGCCCAAGCGGAAGGTCTCCAGGGAGCCCTGGATGGTGGCCTCACCGCCCCGCTCATCCGTCCAGAGCGCGCGCTGCATGGCCGTGTCGGTGGAGCCCGGGGACACGATGTTGCAGCGGATGTTGTGCTGGGCCAGCTCGAGTCCCAGGCACTTGGTGAACATGGCGGAAGCAGCCTTGGAGGCCGCGTAGGCGGCCATGTTCATCCGGGGGGTTCCCGAGGCATTCGACGCCACGGTGACAATCACGCCGCCCTTGCGCGGCACCATGCGCCGCGCCACGGCGCGCGAGACGTGAAACACCCCCTGGGTGTTGACCGCGAAGGTCGTCTCCCAGTCCTCATCGCTGAGCGCGATGGCGGGGCCCGGCCGCAGCACACCCGCCACGTTGACCAGGATGCCAATGGGGCCCAGCTCGCGCTCGACGCGCTCGACCACCGCCTCGACCGCGGCGCTGTCACGCACATCCACCCCGAAGGCGCGGACGTGCTCCCAGCGCGGCCCCAGGTCCGAGACCAGCGCGGAGAGCTTCTCCGCCTGAACATCGAGCGCGGCGACCCGCACGGTGTCCGCCAGAGCGCGGACGACCGCTGCACCGATCCCCTGTGCCGCGCCCGTGACCAGGGCCACCTTGGTGGTCGTTTCCATGCGTTCGTTGTCCCTGATGAAAATGGTTCTCATTCTCAGCGGCGGGGCGTCTCGTCCCATGTCTTGACCCTTCCTGTCAAGGGTCATGCCCCACTCAGGAGGTTCGGTGGGTGAGACATGAAAAAAGTGCTCACCCCCCTGGGAGGAGTCCCTGCTGAGACAGGCTCAGTCGTGGGGCTCGTGGTGGTCGGCGGTGTCCCGCTTCCAGTAGCCGGTCGCGCTGACCCATTTCTTGTGGGTGCCACGCTCGTTGTAGATGTGCTCACGGAGGGGCCGCAGGGAGTTGGCTTCACCGGCCAGCCACACGAAATAGTCCCCGGGAGGAAACTGCAGCGCGCGGATGGCTTTCTCCAACTGGTTCGTGCTCCCGGGGGCCGCGCCATGGCGGTGCAGCCACGTCAGCTCCACGCGGGCGCGGGTGTTGAACCGCTGCTCCTCGGAGGCATCGCTGACCTCGATGAAGACAATCGCGTGGGCGCTGGGGGGCAGCTCCTCCAGCCAGCGGCCAATGGCTGGCAGCGCGGTCGAATCGCCCGCGAGCAGGTACCAGTCGAAGTCCGAGGGGACGATCATCGAGCTGCGGGGGCCTCCCACGCCGACGAAGTCCCCGGGCTTGGCGTGGGTGGCCCAGGTCGTCCCAGGTCCCGAGCCATGCACCACGAAGTCGATGTCCAGCTCGCCCGCGGCGGCGTCATAGCGCCGCGGCGTGTAGTCCCGCGAGGCGGGGCGGGGCTTGCCCTCTGGAAAGACAGGCCCGTGAGGACCCATGGTGGGCAGGAGCGGCTTGCTCTCGCCGGGGGCGGGGAAGATGAGCCGCACGTGGTCGTCCGCCGCCGGTGTCTGGAAGCCTTCCAGCTCTTTGCCTCCGAGGGTGATACGCACCATGTGCGGGGTGACGGTGGCCACCCGGAGGACTTCGAGCGTCCGGAACTTGATGGGGAAGGGCACGCGGCGGGGTGCCCGTTCAGGCTGGGTCATCATGAATTCTCATGGGCCACTATGTGTGGCCTAATTGATATTGAATCGCATTATCATGTTCACAGGTGGGCGAGGAACGCAACCCCTGGGGTGGGAGGGGGGGCGCGTACGAGCCTCAATTCCACGGCAAGGTGCTTCGCTGGGCCCAGTAATCGGGGGGAGATTCCGCCATGCCGCGCAGGCGGGCCTCGAGTGCCGCTCCGTAGGGGAGGTTCAGGGCGCGCAGGTGGCTGCCCAGGTGCTCCACGGTGGCCGCGCCGCTGAGCACCACGCTTGTCCAGGGCTGCGCCAGCGCGGCGGCGGTGGCGAGCACGTCCGGCCCGGTGGGCTGTTCCTGGGCCAGGGCCCGGAAGGGGTGCAGCGCGGGGCTCTGGTCACGAGGGCCGAGCCGCCCATTGGCGATGACCTCCTTGAGGATGACGCCCCACCCGGCGGCGTGGGCTTCGGCGAGGGCCGGGCCCGCGGAGCGTTCGAGCACGTTCCAGGTGGCCTGCACGCAGGAGAACAGGGGGCGGCCATCCACGCGGACCTCCAGGGCGCGGCGCAACACCGCGGCTTGCTGAGGGCCGCTGAGTGAGAGCCCCACGCGCAGGCCCTCCTCGCGCAGCCGTGCC
This region of Stigmatella aurantiaca genomic DNA includes:
- a CDS encoding 2,3-dihydro-2,3-dihydroxybenzoate dehydrogenase, whose amino-acid sequence is METTTKVALVTGAAQGIGAAVVRALADTVRVAALDVQAEKLSALVSDLGPRWEHVRAFGVDVRDSAAVEAVVERVERELGPIGILVNVAGVLRPGPAIALSDEDWETTFAVNTQGVFHVSRAVARRMVPRKGGVIVTVASNASGTPRMNMAAYAASKAASAMFTKCLGLELAQHNIRCNIVSPGSTDTAMQRALWTDERGGEATIQGSLETFRLGIPLRRLATPADIADAVVFLTSDQARHITLHDLCVDGGATLGV
- a CDS encoding siderophore-interacting protein, coding for MMTQPERAPRRVPFPIKFRTLEVLRVATVTPHMVRITLGGKELEGFQTPAADDHVRLIFPAPGESKPLLPTMGPHGPVFPEGKPRPASRDYTPRRYDAAAGELDIDFVVHGSGPGTTWATHAKPGDFVGVGGPRSSMIVPSDFDWYLLAGDSTALPAIGRWLEELPPSAHAIVFIEVSDASEEQRFNTRARVELTWLHRHGAAPGSTNQLEKAIRALQFPPGDYFVWLAGEANSLRPLREHIYNERGTHKKWVSATGYWKRDTADHHEPHD
- a CDS encoding aldo/keto reductase — encoded protein: MPHTLGASGPTVSALGLGMAALGRPGYITLGHAEDLGSGRSVQAMEHRAHAVLDAAYAAGVRYFDAARSYGRAEDFLASWLAARGIPPGGVTVGSKWGYTYTAGWNVEAERHEVKDHSLSALRRQYAESRARLGAHLTLYQIHSATFESGVLDDTSVLGELARLREEGLRVGLSLSGPQQAAVLRRALEVRVDGRPLFSCVQATWNVLERSAGPALAEAHAAGWGVILKEVIANGRLGPRDQSPALHPFRALAQEQPTGPDVLATAAALAQPWTSVVLSGAATVEHLGSHLRALNLPYGAALEARLRGMAESPPDYWAQRSTLPWN